The Lysobacter luteus genome contains the following window.
ATGATCGTGCGCAGCATCCGCCGGTCAAGCTCGTCGAACCCTTCCGGGTCGACCTTGAGCATCGCCATCGCCGCGTCGGCCGTCGCACGGTTGATCGAACCGTCGGCGCGGACCTGGGCGTAGTCGCGCACCCGCCGCAGCAGGCGGTTGGCGATGCGCGGGGTGCCGCGCGATCGGCGCGCGATCTCGGTGGCGCCCTCGGGCTCGCAATCGATGCCGAGAATCTGCGCCGAGCGGCGGACAATCCGGGTGAGTTCCGCGGCGCTGTAGAACTCGAGCCGCTGGACGATGCCGAAGCGGTCGCGCAGCGGCGCGGTCAGCAGGCCGGCGCGGGTGGTCGCACCGATCAGGGTGAACGGCGGCAGGTCGAGCTTGATCGAGCGGGCGGCGGGGCCCTCGCCGATCATGATGTCGATCTGGTAGTCCTCCATCGCCGGGTACAGCACCTCCTCGACCACCGGCGAGAGGCGATGGATCTCGTCGATGAACAGCACGTCGTGCGGCTGCAAGTTGGTCAGCAGCGCGGCGAGATCCCCGGCCTTCTCGATCACCGGGCCGGAGGTCTGGCGCAGGCCGACGCCGAGCTCGTTGGCGATCACGTGGCTGAGGGTGGTCTTGCCGAGCCCCGGCGGGCCGAAGATCAACACGTGGTCGAGCGCCTCACCGCGTCCGCGGGCGGCTTCGATGTAGATCTTCATCTGCTCGCGGACCGGCTGCTGGCCAAGGTATTCGTCCAGCCGCTTGGGCCGGATCGAAGCCTCGATCGCGTCGTCTTCGCGCGTCGCGTCGGCGGCAATGATGCGCTCGTCGTTCATCGGCCTATCGTCGCATGGGTGCGGCCGGAAAACGCGTGGCGCGGCCCGCGATCAGATCTCGACCTGCGAACCCAGTTCGACCAGCCGGTTGCCCGGGATCCGGAAGAACCCGGTGGCTGGCGCAGCATTGCGGTGCATGAGCGCAAACAGGCGGTCGCGCCAGACCGGCATGCCACGGCGGGCGATCGCCACCACCGTCTCGCGGCTGGCGAAATAGGTCGTGTCCATCGGGTCGAAATGGATCCCGCCGGCATCGCACGAGCGCATCAGGGCCAGCGGCACGTCGGGCGTCTCCATGAAGCCGAAGCGCACCAGCACCCGGTGGAAGTCGTTGCCGATCTCAGCGATCCGCAGGCGCTTCTCCTTCGGCGCGTACGGCACCGACAGCGTCTCCACCGTCAGGAACACGTTGCGCTCGTGCAGCACCTTGTTGTGCTTGAGGTTGTGCATCAACGCGTGCGGCACCAGCCCGGGGTCCGACGCGAGGAACACCGCCGTCCCCGGCACCCGTACCGGCGGCGCCAGCATCAGGCCGGGCAGGAAGCTGTCGAGCTGGATGCCCCCCTTCTGGATCTCGTCGCGCAGCAGTTCGCGGCCGCGGCGCCAGGTCCGCAGCAGGGTGAACAACACGATGCCCAGCGCCAGCGGGAACCAGCCGCCCTGGAGCAGCTTGGCGCCGTTGGCGATGACGAACGCGACGTCGCCGATGAAGAACAGCACGCACAGCGGCAGCACCCACCAGCGCCAGCTCGGCCACAGCGCGCGGGCCACCAGCGCCAGCAGCAGGGTGTCGATCAGCATCGTGCCCGACACCGAGATGCCGTAGGCCGTGGCCAGGTTGGACGAACTGCCGAAGCTGACCACCAGCAGGATCACCACCGCCGCCATCGCCCAGTTGACCCCGGGGATGTAGATCTGGCCGATCGTCTCGCTGGACGTGTGGCGGATGGTCATGCGCGGGATGTAGCCCAGCTGCATCGCCTGTCGCGTCACCGAGAACGCGCCGGTAATGACCGCCTGCGATGCGATCACCGTCGCCGCGGTGGCCAGCACGACCATCGGCGCCCGCGCCCACTCTGGCACGCCGATGTAGAACGGGTTTTGGACCGCGGTCGGGTCCTCCAGCACCAGCGCGCCCTGCCCGAGGTAGTTGAGCATCAGCGCCGGCAGCACGAACCAGTACCAGGCGTAGCGGATCGGCCGTGCGCCGAAGTGGCCCATGTCGGTATAGATTGCCTCGCCGCCGGTCACCGCCAGCACGACGGCGCCAAGGATGAACACGCCGTGCCAAGAGTGGGTGGCGAAGAAGTTGACCGCCCACCACGGGTTGATCGCGTAGAGCACTTCCGGTTCGTGGACGATGTTGAACACGCCCAGCGCCGCCAGCGCGAGGAACCACACGCCGGTGACCGGCCCGAACACCTTGCCGACCTTCGCCGTCCCGAAACGCTGGGTCGCGAACAGCGCCAACAAGACCAGCACGGTGAGCGGCACGATCCAGCGATCCAGCTGCGGGGCGACCACCTCCAGCCCCTCCAGTGCCGACAGCACCGAGATCGCCGGGGTGATCACGCCGTCGCCGAAGAACAGGGCGGCGCCGAACACGCCGAGGATGCCGACGCCGTAGGCCGATTTCGACCCCTTGGGCAGCGTGCGCTGGGCCAGCGCCATCAGCGCCATGATGCCGCCCTCGCCCTCGTTGTCGGCACGCATGATGATGGTCACGTACTTCAGCGTGACCACCAGCATCAGCGCCCAGAACACCAGCGAGAGGATGCCGAGCACGGTGTCGTGGTTGGCGACCAGGCCGTAGTGCGCACTGAAGGCTTCCTTCAGCGTGTACAGCGGGCTGGTGCCGATGTCGCCGAAGACGACGCCGATCGCGCCCACGACCAGCCCTGCCAGGCCGGCGCGGCCGTGCCCCTGGCCCTGCGCAGCCGACTCGCGGTTGATGGATGGCGTTGACATGGACAGGACCGGAACCGTGGCTCGCCGCTCAACGGAGCGCGGACTGTAGCGCCTTGCGAATGATGGTCGCGGCCTCGTCGCCGGCGGCGGTCGCCTCGCGCGCCATGCGGGCGGCCTCGGCCGGCTTGTAGCCCAGTTGCTGGAGGGCGATCACGGCCTCGCTCTGCGGATCGCGCGGGATGTCGCGCTGGCCCTGCAGCGGCCCCCCGCCACCGGCCAGGTCGGCGGCGCGGTCGCGCAGCTCCACCACCATCCGCTCGGCGGTCTTCTTGCCGATGCCGGGGATCCGGGTCAGCGCAGTCACGTCGCTGGCCTGCACCATCCGCGCGAATTCGTCGACGCTGACACCCGACAGCACCGCCAGCGCGATCTTCGCGCCAATGCCGGACACCTTCTGCACGTCGCGGAACAGGCGCCGCTCGGACTCGCGCAGGAAGCCGTACAGCGACACGCTGTCCTCCTTCTGCGCGTAGTGGGTGAACAGCGCCACCTCGCGACCGATGTCGGGCAGGTCGTAGAAGGTGCTCATCGGCGCCTCCAGCTCGTAGCCGACGCCATTGACGTCGACCACCAGCCACGGCGGCTGCTTGTGCACCACGATGCCTTTCAGGCGACCGATCATGTACCGCGCCTCCTCAACTGGTTGATCGCCACACCGGTGCGCATCACCGTCGCGCTCATGTGGGCATGGGTCAGTGCCACCGCCAGCGCGTCGGCCGCGTCGGCCTGCAGCCGGGCGTCAGGCAGCTTGAGCAGCAGCCGCACCATGTGCTGGACCTGGGCCTTGTCGGCGGCGCCGCCACCGACCAGCGACTGCTTGATCACGCGCGGCGCGTACTCGCTGATCGCCAGCCTGCGCCGCACCACCGTCGCCAGCGCGGCGCCGCGCGCATGCCCGAGCTTGAGCGCGGACGTCGCCGACTTGGCCATGAAGACCGTCTCGATCGCGACCTGCTGCGGCTGCCAGTCGTCGAGCACACGCTCCAGCCCCTCGCACAGCAGGCCCAGGCGCGACGGAAAGTCGGCCGCGTCGAGCAGCTTCAGCGCCTCGCAATGCACGAAGGTGCATCGCCCGTCGCCGGCTACGTCGATCACGCCGATGCCGGTCCGCTGCGAACCGGGGTCGATGCCGAGGATGCGGATCACGTCGCCAGCGTACGCCGTCAGGCGTAGGCGTCCTCGCCCAACTCGGCGTTGGAGTACACGGCCTGCACGTCGTCCAGGTCTTCCAGCCAGTCCAGCAGCTTGACCACCTGCTGGGCGGTGTCGCCCTCGACCTTGATGTCGTTGTCGGCGCGGTAACTGACCTCCCCGTGGGCCGGCACCAGGCCGGCGGCCTGCATCGCTTCGCGGACCGCCTCGAACGTGTCGGGCGCGGTCAGCACGTCGATGGAACCGTCGTCGGCGTAGACCACCACGTCGTCGGCACCGGCCTCGATCGCGGCTTCGGTGATCGCGTCCTCGTCGGCGCCGGGCGCGAAACTCAGCACGCCACGCTTGTGGAACATGAAGGCGACCGAGCCGTCGGTGCCGAGGTTTCCGCCGAACTTGCCGAACGCGTGCCGGACGTCGGCGACGGTGCGCACCTTGTTGTCGGTCAGGCAGTCGACGATCACCGCGACGCCGCCGGGGGCGTAGCCCTCGTAGCGGATCTCCTCGTACTCGACGCCTTCCAGCTCGCCGGTGGCCTTCTTGATGGCGCGCTCGATCACGTCCTTGGACATGTTGGCCGCCAGGCCCTTGTCGATCGCCGTGCGCAGCCGCGGGTTGGTGCCGGGGTCGCCGCCACTGGCGCGTGCGGCGACGCCGATCTCGCGGATGATCTTTGTGAAGATCTTGCCGCGCTTCGCGTCGCTGGCGTTCTTGCGGGCCTCGATCGACGGTCCCCTACCCATGTGGTGTCCGGCAGCTGTCAGTGAGAGGGCCGGGATTCTACGCCGTTCGGCCAGGCGGTGCCGCCGGTGCCCGGGCCGAACGCGCACTCACTGCGGATGCACGAACGAACCGTGCGCCAGGAAGTGCAGCGCCTGCCGCGAGACCTCCGGCGACAGCAGCATCCCGCTGTGGCTGACCGGCAGAACGATGTGGTCGGCCAGGCCCTCCAGCCGGGTCTCGGCGACCGCCACCGTACCGTCGCTGCGGCCCTGGAAATGCCCGAACACCTGGCCCAGCCCGAGCGCGGTGCTGCCGGCGATCATTCCCAGCTCGCCGGGCCCACGCCACGGGTCACAGCCCCGGCGCAACAGTCCGGCGCTGCGCCCGAGCGACGCCGCGCCCAGTGGCAGCCGTGCCATGCCGCCGGCCGCCGCGCTGCCGCACAGCGGCGAGCCGAGACAGACGATTCGGCCAACCGGCAGGTCGGGATTGGCCTGCAGCGCATGGACGACGACCAGCCCGCCCAGGCTGTGGGCGATGACATCGGTGGGCTCGCGCAGGTGCTCGACCAGCGCCGGCAACGCTGCCTCCGGCCCGCCGGCGACGGTCGCGTAGCTGAAGATGTGCGGCGTGCGGCCGGCCCTGCGCAGTCGCCGCGCATGCCAGGCCATCGACGCCCGGGGCATCCACAAGCCGTGCAGCAGCAGGACCCGGTCGGTCACGACTGACGCCAGTCCGCCGGACGACGCAGGATGAACTCGTGGTCGCGGACCCGCCCGACCGGGAACTCGTAGTCGCCGACATGGGTGAAGCCGTGGCGACGGTAGAAACGCTGGGCGCCGTGGTTCTGTGACCACACGCCGATCCACAGCACGCACGGGCCCTCGCGAAGCAGCCATTCCAGTGCGGTCGCGAACAGGCGCCCGCCGTTGCCCCCGTTCTGGTGCGCAGCCAGCACGTACAGCCGCTTCAGCTCGCCGTCCCCGGGCTGCACATCCGGGTGTGGCAGTCCGCACGGGCCGGCGGCCGCGTGGCCGATCGCCTCGCCGGCCTGCTCAAGCAGCCAGACCGCGTAATCCGGGTGCGCGAGGATCGTGCGCTGCCGCTCGACGCTGTAATTCCCTTCGAGGAACGCCTGCAGGTCGGCGGCCGGGTAGAGGTGGCCGAAGGTCTCGGTGAACGTGCGGGCGGCCAGCCGCGACAGCAGCCCCGCGTCGTCCGGGGTCGCGCGGCGGATCGTCGCGGGGCCGGCCATCCGTTACTCGGCGCCTAGCCGGAGACCGGCCTGGGCCGCACCGCGACATGCACCTCGGCCAGCTGCGCGTCGGGGATCGGCGACGGCGCGTCGGTCATCAGGCACTGCGCGCCAGTGGTCTTGGGGAAGGCGATGACGTCACGGATCGATTCGGTACCCGCCATCAGCGCGGCGATCCGGTCGATGCCGAACGCGATGCCGCCGTGCGGCGGCGCGCCATACTTCAGTGCGTCGAGCAGGAAGCCGAACTTGGCCTGCTGCTCTTCGGCGCCGATGCCCAACAGCTCGAACACTGCCGCCTGCATCGCCGGGCGATGGATGCGGATCGAACCGCCGCCGATCTCGTTGCCGTTGAGCACCATGTCGTAGCCGCGGCTGGTGGCGGTACGGGCGTTGGCGCGCAGGCCGTCGACGTCGTCCACCGCCGGGGCGGTGAAGGGATGGTGGAGCGCGACGTAGCGCTGCGCCTCCTCGTCCCACTCGAACATCGGGAAGTCGGTAACCCACAGCGGCTTCCAGCCGTCCTCGACCAGGCTGAAGTCCTTGCCGGCCTTGAGGCGCACCGCGCCCATGAAATCACTCACGGTGTTGTACGCGCCGGCACCGAAGAACACGATGTCGCCCTTGCCGGCGCCGACGTGCTGCAGCAGCGCCGCGAACGCGGCCTCGTCGAAGAACTTGGCCACCGGCGAGTTCACCGCGCCGTCCTCGCCGAGCTTGGCGTAGGCCAGGCCCTTGGCACCGTACTTGGCCGCGTGCGCCGCGTACTCGTCGATCTGCTTGCGCGACAGCGCCGCGCCGCCGGGGATGCGCAGCGCGC
Protein-coding sequences here:
- the ruvB gene encoding Holliday junction branch migration DNA helicase RuvB, whose protein sequence is MNDERIIAADATREDDAIEASIRPKRLDEYLGQQPVREQMKIYIEAARGRGEALDHVLIFGPPGLGKTTLSHVIANELGVGLRQTSGPVIEKAGDLAALLTNLQPHDVLFIDEIHRLSPVVEEVLYPAMEDYQIDIMIGEGPAARSIKLDLPPFTLIGATTRAGLLTAPLRDRFGIVQRLEFYSAAELTRIVRRSAQILGIDCEPEGATEIARRSRGTPRIANRLLRRVRDYAQVRADGSINRATADAAMAMLKVDPEGFDELDRRMLRTIIDNFDGGPVGVESLAAALSEERGTLEDVIEPYLIQQGFLVRSARGRMATPKAYQHLGLRAGPATAGLFGEPGGE
- a CDS encoding potassium transporter Kup, translated to MSTPSINRESAAQGQGHGRAGLAGLVVGAIGVVFGDIGTSPLYTLKEAFSAHYGLVANHDTVLGILSLVFWALMLVVTLKYVTIIMRADNEGEGGIMALMALAQRTLPKGSKSAYGVGILGVFGAALFFGDGVITPAISVLSALEGLEVVAPQLDRWIVPLTVLVLLALFATQRFGTAKVGKVFGPVTGVWFLALAALGVFNIVHEPEVLYAINPWWAVNFFATHSWHGVFILGAVVLAVTGGEAIYTDMGHFGARPIRYAWYWFVLPALMLNYLGQGALVLEDPTAVQNPFYIGVPEWARAPMVVLATAATVIASQAVITGAFSVTRQAMQLGYIPRMTIRHTSSETIGQIYIPGVNWAMAAVVILLVVSFGSSSNLATAYGISVSGTMLIDTLLLALVARALWPSWRWWVLPLCVLFFIGDVAFVIANGAKLLQGGWFPLALGIVLFTLLRTWRRGRELLRDEIQKGGIQLDSFLPGLMLAPPVRVPGTAVFLASDPGLVPHALMHNLKHNKVLHERNVFLTVETLSVPYAPKEKRLRIAEIGNDFHRVLVRFGFMETPDVPLALMRSCDAGGIHFDPMDTTYFASRETVVAIARRGMPVWRDRLFALMHRNAAPATGFFRIPGNRLVELGSQVEI
- the ruvA gene encoding Holliday junction branch migration protein RuvA; this translates as MIGRLKGIVVHKQPPWLVVDVNGVGYELEAPMSTFYDLPDIGREVALFTHYAQKEDSVSLYGFLRESERRLFRDVQKVSGIGAKIALAVLSGVSVDEFARMVQASDVTALTRIPGIGKKTAERMVVELRDRAADLAGGGGPLQGQRDIPRDPQSEAVIALQQLGYKPAEAARMAREATAAGDEAATIIRKALQSALR
- the ruvC gene encoding crossover junction endodeoxyribonuclease RuvC, which gives rise to MIRILGIDPGSQRTGIGVIDVAGDGRCTFVHCEALKLLDAADFPSRLGLLCEGLERVLDDWQPQQVAIETVFMAKSATSALKLGHARGAALATVVRRRLAISEYAPRVIKQSLVGGGAADKAQVQHMVRLLLKLPDARLQADAADALAVALTHAHMSATVMRTGVAINQLRRRGT
- a CDS encoding YebC/PmpR family DNA-binding transcriptional regulator; this encodes MGRGPSIEARKNASDAKRGKIFTKIIREIGVAARASGGDPGTNPRLRTAIDKGLAANMSKDVIERAIKKATGELEGVEYEEIRYEGYAPGGVAVIVDCLTDNKVRTVADVRHAFGKFGGNLGTDGSVAFMFHKRGVLSFAPGADEDAITEAAIEAGADDVVVYADDGSIDVLTAPDTFEAVREAMQAAGLVPAHGEVSYRADNDIKVEGDTAQQVVKLLDWLEDLDDVQAVYSNAELGEDAYA
- a CDS encoding esterase/lipase family protein; amino-acid sequence: MTDRVLLLHGLWMPRASMAWHARRLRRAGRTPHIFSYATVAGGPEAALPALVEHLREPTDVIAHSLGGLVVVHALQANPDLPVGRIVCLGSPLCGSAAAGGMARLPLGAASLGRSAGLLRRGCDPWRGPGELGMIAGSTALGLGQVFGHFQGRSDGTVAVAETRLEGLADHIVLPVSHSGMLLSPEVSRQALHFLAHGSFVHPQ
- a CDS encoding GNAT family N-acetyltransferase, which gives rise to MAGPATIRRATPDDAGLLSRLAARTFTETFGHLYPAADLQAFLEGNYSVERQRTILAHPDYAVWLLEQAGEAIGHAAAGPCGLPHPDVQPGDGELKRLYVLAAHQNGGNGGRLFATALEWLLREGPCVLWIGVWSQNHGAQRFYRRHGFTHVGDYEFPVGRVRDHEFILRRPADWRQS